A single window of Streptomyces sudanensis DNA harbors:
- a CDS encoding pyridoxal-phosphate dependent enzyme yields the protein MNRSVLPRNPQHRPDPYDVIEEYSRLSTVDCGGFETGRLRLRAIHGSPTTESSFKAILGLGLLLLAREKGLLAEGQTVIESTSGSLGLGLTAAGRLLGHPVQLVSDPGIPDITRRKIELLGGVVHIAETPHPVLGSQQARDDLLRSILSEHPDYYWTNQNDSPLNPEVYTRWVVPHLTDVLDFSRITAGIFCVGSGGHFAALSSMLEAKGIPSYVADREGSITFGGSPARSILRGTGNQNRIPAVIDAARARVSGVYRVSDAQACDGVRELASRGLSVGGSSGVCFMGARQLAADLGPSAEGEILTFFADRGELYGTTLLNGGRVDD from the coding sequence ATGAACCGGTCCGTACTCCCGCGGAACCCGCAGCACCGACCCGACCCCTACGACGTCATCGAGGAGTACAGCCGGCTGAGCACCGTGGACTGCGGCGGCTTCGAGACGGGGCGGTTACGGCTCCGCGCGATACACGGCAGCCCGACCACCGAGTCCAGCTTCAAGGCGATCCTCGGTCTCGGACTGCTCCTGCTGGCCCGGGAGAAGGGGCTGCTCGCCGAGGGCCAGACCGTCATCGAGTCCACCTCGGGGTCCCTCGGGCTCGGCCTGACGGCGGCCGGCCGGCTGCTCGGACACCCCGTGCAGCTGGTCTCCGACCCCGGCATCCCGGACATCACCCGGCGGAAGATCGAGCTGCTCGGCGGAGTGGTGCACATCGCCGAGACGCCGCACCCGGTCCTCGGCAGCCAGCAGGCCCGCGACGACCTGCTGCGGTCCATCCTGTCGGAGCACCCCGACTACTACTGGACCAACCAGAACGACAGCCCGCTCAACCCGGAGGTCTACACCCGCTGGGTGGTACCGCACCTGACGGACGTCCTGGACTTCTCGCGCATCACCGCCGGCATCTTCTGCGTGGGCAGCGGCGGCCACTTCGCCGCCCTGTCGTCGATGCTGGAGGCCAAGGGCATCCCCTCCTACGTGGCGGACCGCGAGGGTTCGATCACCTTCGGCGGCTCGCCGGCCCGGAGCATCCTGCGCGGTACCGGCAACCAGAACCGCATCCCCGCCGTGATCGACGCGGCCCGGGCCAGGGTCAGCGGCGTCTACCGGGTCTCCGACGCCCAGGCCTGCGACGGGGTGCGGGAGTTGGCGTCCCGGGGGCTGAGCGTCGGCGGGTCGTCCGGCGTCTGCTTCATGGGGGCGCGCCAACTCGCCGCCGACTTGGGCCCGTCGGCCGAAGGCGAGATACTCACCTTCTTCGCCGATCGCGGCGAACTGTACGGAACCACCCTGTTGAACGGAGGACGGGTCGATGATTAG
- a CDS encoding alanyl-tRNA editing protein, whose amino-acid sequence MISPALWSKAPATVQLYHHDPYATTATATVLAVEGVHAVFDRSIFYAESGGQVADQGTVDGLRVVDVQKAGGRPFQLPNGEVATVGAVFCHVFEEPCPLAVGAEVTMEIDWERRFRNMQMHTLAHFLFHATGEYLSAHGQTRSTRGCHISDSAARFDFGCAIPPEAVPEIQGRVDSLLGSAGEAVVTPLPGADDVFVWRSGEIEIPCGGTHVSHPKEIRGAVTVRRRTKGKGGTRLYIELDRDAD is encoded by the coding sequence ATGATTAGCCCCGCTCTGTGGAGCAAGGCTCCCGCCACGGTCCAGCTCTACCACCACGACCCGTACGCGACGACGGCGACCGCCACCGTCCTCGCCGTCGAGGGGGTCCACGCCGTCTTCGACCGGTCGATCTTCTACGCCGAATCCGGCGGCCAGGTCGCCGACCAGGGGACCGTCGACGGGCTGCGCGTGGTGGACGTGCAGAAGGCGGGGGGCCGGCCCTTCCAGCTGCCCAACGGGGAGGTCGCCACGGTCGGGGCGGTGTTCTGCCACGTGTTCGAGGAGCCCTGCCCCCTCGCCGTGGGGGCGGAGGTGACGATGGAGATCGACTGGGAGCGCCGCTTCCGCAACATGCAGATGCACACCCTGGCGCACTTCCTGTTCCACGCCACCGGCGAGTACCTCTCGGCGCACGGCCAGACGCGCTCCACGCGCGGCTGCCACATCAGCGACAGCGCCGCCCGCTTCGACTTCGGCTGCGCCATCCCCCCGGAGGCGGTGCCGGAGATCCAAGGCCGCGTCGACTCCCTCCTCGGGTCCGCCGGCGAGGCGGTCGTGACCCCGCTGCCGGGGGCCGACGACGTGTTCGTCTGGCGCTCGGGGGAGATCGAGATCCCCTGCGGGGGCACCCACGTGTCGCATCCCAAGGAGATCCGGGGCGCCGTCACCGTGCGCCGCCGGACCAAGGGGAAGGGCGGCACCCGCCTCTACATCGAACTGGACCGCGATGCCGACTGA
- a CDS encoding aminotransferase class I/II-fold pyridoxal phosphate-dependent enzyme, giving the protein MPTDGSMSTGTPHGAADGPPAEDPRFVADAGALRARRTLKWQEGAPDPERICLGIAEMDLETPEFLHAVLARAVRDGETGYGLTGEQERACARYLAEEHHASTAGLRCTTDILAGLRTLLRDRLPPGSGVIVETPVYGDLPTVVEEAGMRPVAVPLLRDASGYRRDHAALDAAAAAGAAAWILSQPHNPVGRAWNDTEIAEALDLVRRHDLLLLANEVHMPLGLGGRTRSVFSDPAVHRARVLGLTSASKAFNVPGLKSATVYASDRTAAALAALPQGLLGRPGSLGAIATVACYEQGTAWLAALRAVLAERVELVRAELSRLPLRVDAAVPEATYLLWAEVPEPEEAKRFADALATARVHVSPGPAFGGDAYTGFFRFNAAAHPAVLGEAFDRVRAAL; this is encoded by the coding sequence ATGCCGACTGACGGCTCCATGTCCACGGGCACCCCGCACGGCGCCGCCGACGGCCCTCCGGCGGAGGATCCGAGGTTCGTCGCGGACGCCGGCGCCCTGCGGGCCCGCCGGACCCTCAAGTGGCAGGAGGGAGCTCCGGACCCGGAGCGAATATGCCTGGGCATCGCCGAGATGGACCTGGAGACGCCGGAGTTCCTCCACGCCGTCCTCGCGCGCGCCGTGCGGGACGGTGAGACGGGGTACGGCCTCACCGGCGAGCAGGAACGGGCCTGCGCACGCTACCTGGCCGAGGAGCACCACGCCTCCACGGCCGGGCTGCGCTGCACCACCGACATCCTGGCCGGACTGCGGACGCTCCTGCGGGACCGGCTGCCGCCCGGCAGCGGGGTCATCGTCGAGACGCCCGTCTACGGCGACCTCCCCACCGTCGTGGAGGAGGCCGGCATGCGGCCGGTGGCCGTGCCCCTGCTGCGGGACGCGTCCGGCTACCGGCGCGACCACGCCGCGCTCGACGCCGCCGCGGCGGCGGGTGCGGCGGCCTGGATCCTGAGCCAGCCGCACAACCCGGTGGGACGGGCCTGGAACGACACGGAGATCGCCGAGGCGCTCGACCTCGTCCGGCGGCACGACCTGCTGCTCCTCGCCAACGAGGTGCACATGCCACTCGGCCTCGGGGGCCGGACGCGGTCCGTCTTCTCCGACCCGGCCGTGCACCGGGCCCGGGTCCTCGGCCTCACCTCGGCGTCCAAGGCGTTCAACGTCCCCGGGTTGAAGAGCGCCACGGTCTACGCCTCCGACAGGACGGCCGCGGCGCTCGCCGCGCTTCCGCAGGGGCTGCTCGGGCGGCCCGGAAGCCTCGGCGCCATCGCCACCGTCGCCTGCTACGAGCAGGGGACGGCGTGGCTGGCCGCGCTGCGCGCCGTCCTGGCCGAGCGGGTGGAGCTGGTTCGCGCGGAGCTCTCCCGGCTCCCCCTGCGCGTCGACGCCGCCGTGCCCGAGGCCACCTACCTGCTGTGGGCGGAGGTGCCCGAGCCGGAGGAGGCGAAACGATTCGCCGACGCGCTCGCCACCGCCCGGGTCCACGTCTCCCCCGGACCCGCCTTCGGCGGCGACGCCTACACCGGGTTCTTCCGGTTCAACGCCGCCGCCCATCCGGCGGTCCTGGGCGAGGCGTTCGACCGCGTCAGGGCCGCGCTGTGA